The genomic interval GAGATTGTCGGCGTCGTTGAATTTCACGAAGCTGTAGATGTTCGCGCGCGTGCCGAACGGGATGTGCATCTTGATCCCGCTCACCCCCTCGCGCACCTGGGACGAGTCGAGTATGTTCTTCTTCTCGATGTTGATGAAATCCGTAGGCGACCAGAGGGTGCCCACGCCCCACTTGAGAAGCTGCTTCCCCATGCGGAAATATGCGAGCTTACCCACGTTGAAATCCACGAAAAGCTCGTCGACGCGGTAGGTCGTGGTGACCTCCTCATTGTACGTTTTCTCGGAACCGGGAACGGCCGGATCGGAGAGCGTACGTGTCTGCGTCGTTCCATTGGGGAAGTAGTTTACGCTCGCGTTCGCGAAGCCCTTCATCCCCTGGCGCAGGCGCGCGTCAAGGGTGAAATTGCCCTGAACGCGGGTGACGAGGGAATTGTCGTCGAAATGCCCCCCCGTCCCGAGCATCCAGTCCCGGTCCATGAAGTAGTTGTTACGGGCGTTGATAAACCCGTTGAAGGCGAGCGACTCCTTCTCGATCCCGGATGCGAGACCTTCGTCCTTGACGCGGTCCGCCGGGGTGACGGTGTCTTCCTTGGTGAAGATGCTGTCCTCGTCGACGGGATTCTTCTCCTGCGCGGGGGACACGCGCGTCATAGAAAATAGTAATAGTGCGCAAATAATGTAGACGGGATATTTCATCGCATCAGCCTCCGCGGGGGGCGCGCTTGCGCGCCCGATAAGGGGCGGGCCCGGTCCCCGGGGGGAACGATTCCCGCGCCGTGAAAAAGAAACGGGACATATCGTCGATATGTCCCGTCGTCCTAAAAACCGGGTAAATCATCCTTTAGGGACGATCTACAGGTCTTTAAGCTTCTCCGTCATGTCCTTCTGCGCCTTCTGGACTTCGGGATCGGTCGCGTACTTCATCATTTTTTCCATGACCGTCTGGGACATGAACTTCTTGGTCAGATCTTCGAATTTCTTGAATTCGGCTTCCAGTTCCTTCGGAGGGTTCTTGGGGTCCTTGAACTTGAGCTCGGGATTCTTCTTCTCGAGGTCCTTCGCCTTGACGGCAAGGGGTTTCATCCCGTCTGCGAACTTGTTGATCGCCGCGGCAAGATCCTTTCCGCTGCCGGCTTTCTCGACTCCGCCTATGAATCCTTCATACAATTTGGTCATGTCGCCTATGAGGGACTTTGCGTCCGCGTACTTGTCGGCCTTGCCGCAGCCCGCAACGACGAAAAGTGCGAGCACTGATAACACCAGAACTTTTTTTACCATGAGAGTATCTCCTTTCAGGTAGTTTGAACTATGCCTGAGTACTAACATATCGGGAAAGCAAAGTCAAATAAAAAAACCCGCGAAAATATTCGGAAATTCGCCCGATTTCCCGCTATCCCGAAAGCGCCGCGAGAACCGCGTGCGCGAGCGCGCAGCACAGCAGCGCGATACCCGCCTTCCGGTGCATCCTGAACGGCGTCTTTATCTTGTGGTATCCGGTGAGCATCTGGAAGACGATGAGCACCATGTTGATGATGCCCAGCACGAGGACGATCGAGACTCCCGCGATTTTCATATATAGGCCTCCCTACTTCGGGGCGATCGTCGCCTTCACGACGCCGGCGCTCCCGTGAACGTTGCAGTCCGACTCCGCTTCGATGGAGAGCGGACCGTCCACGGTGACGGTGACCTGCCGGGTGAACACCTCGGATTCCGGGCGCGTGTCCCGTGTAAAGGTCCAGCGCTGCACCTCGGCGCCGTTCACCTTTACGTAGACCCAGTCGGTGAAGTGGAACCAGTTGTTCCCGTTGTGCGATACGGTGAGGGTGATCGTCACCGCGCTCCCCTTCGGGGCCGATTCGGGCGCGGAAATGACCACGGAAGACTTGTTGGCGAAGGCGGTGCCCGCGCAGAAAACCAGCGCAATCATGCAAAATGCCGTGATTTTATTCATGGCTTCTCCGGATATGTAGTGATGGTGAGGAATGTATAAGAAATATACGGAGAAATTTGCGAAAAGTCACGAAATATTCATGCGGGGTTGTTTGATAAACGTCGTAGAGACGTCCCGCCGGGACGTCTCTACGACGTTTATCAAACCCCACGTTACCTGCTTAAATTTTCGAGGTACGCCTTCGTGAATATTTTCGGGTCGAGCAGGGCAAGTGAGATGCCCGAGAGCTCGACGATGGTCTTGTTGCCCTTCTCGAACTCGTCGATGTAGATGTGCTGGATGGGGATGTAGCGGCCCTCGACGACCGTGTATTTCGGGAAATAGGCAGTCTGCATGAGCGTGCCGGAGAGCGAATAGGACTGTGTTTTGAGCGTCAGGTAATCCTCCTTCTGGACCCAGTAGACCTGGCGCGGGTAGGTGACGTCATTCACCTTCGCGGTGAGCGCGAACTTGTAGACCGGTTTCTTTCCCAGCATCTCCTCGGTAATGATCTCGACCCCCGAGGCGTCGGTCTCGGGGCGGTAGAGGTCGGCGAGCTTTCTCTTCTCGAAGTCGCCGCCCTTGGCGTCTGTGCCCATGATGCTCTCGTCGCGGCTGATATGCTGGAAGGTGCGCGTGTTCTGGCGATACATCCAGAAATTGTCCCCGACCCGGAGGTAGCCGTTGCCCTTGTCCGCGTCCGGGGCCGTCATGATGATGAGGAACTCGTCGGACTTGTCCCGGCGGAAGTAGAGCGACTCGAACACCTTGATCCCCTGGCTCGCCTTGTTCTGGGTGATGGTCACCTTGACGGAGATATCGCCCACCTGCTCGTAGAGGTAATCGATCCGGTTGATCACGTCCGTGACGCGGGGGAGCGGGTACGCGGGCGTGCCGCCGATAATGACGTTCAGGATGAGGGTGATTACTGCAATGATTCGTGCCGGTTTCATAAAAGTACTCCTGGGGCTCATGGTGCGTCGATACGCGTACGCCGGGAAACCCTAGGCCGGGGGCGCCGAAAAGGCAAATACAATTTACCGGCTGCGCGTATGAAAACGGGCCCCGTGCCCGGGTAAAATCGAATTGACCGCACGCGGAGCGCATGCATCGTTGAAGCGACTTGATCCCCGGATTGCGCCGATCCCCTTTTTTCTAGTCCGGTAACAACTAACAGGATATATTTATTTGACGGGAGATATGCCGGCGGTCCCGAACACCTTAAAGGAACAGCATCTAATGGACGACGATTTCATACTCGATTTCGAAGAAAGCATGGAGGATCTTCTCAGGTCCGAAACCATGATGGAGGTCCCTGCCGAAGTGGTCAGGGAAAAACTCGCCTACATCATCGAGGTCGGTCTTCCCATACGGCATAAAAAGAAGGACGGGACATTCAGTTTCATACCGCCAAAGGAATTCGATTCCTACCTTAAAAACAAGGAGATGGTCTTCTACCTGGACGGCGACTCCTTCCAGCGCCTCAAGCGGGCGCAGATAATCCTTGAGCAGCCGATTGTCCCGGTACCCATAGAGGTGGAAGGCTCCCTGGCCGACGTACCCGTGTATCGGCCCCCCGAGCCCGATAAGGTCTTCGATACCGCGCTCAAGCTTGCCCGCGAGATGGACCTCATGGAGCGTATCCAGTCGCTCATGAACAACAATCACCGCCTGAAAACCCTCGCCGAGGAGGGCAAGCGGTTCGACGCCGGGACCATGGGTGAGACCGGGAATATTTTCGCGCAGTCCATGTGCGTGAACAAGGCGACCCTGGGGGAAAACCTGGACCGCACCGTCCCCAGGGCCCAGCTCCGCAAGATGGTGTCCGAGTCCTTTCTCCTGATCGACAACCTCATCAACCTCATGAGCAAGGGGAAGGCGAGCCATAAGGACCTCGCCCAGCTCCAGAACATCCAGACCAATTCCGTCACGCTGGACCACATGAACCGCATCCTCATCCGCTACATCTCGTTCCTGTTCTTCTACAACGGCTATTTCCAGAAGTACTCGAATGAGGTGAAGCGCTTTCGCGCCGAGTTCGGGAAGCGTTTCCACCCGCTCTACGACAAGATATTCCGCGGCTCGCAGCGGATTACGCTCGAGATCGCCTACAAGGGCGGCATCGCGCCGGTGCGCGACCGCATGGCCTTTATCGATTACGCCATGGGCGGGTTCATGCACGACGTGGGCAAGCTCCCCGAGGTCGACTACCACGACGGGAACGAGGGCTACGACCCGCGCAGGGCGCGCCGCCACGTGTTCGAGAGCTACAACATGCTCATCGAGTCCCAGGAGTTCAGCATAGGCGTCGTGTCCACGGGGCTGCTTCATCACGACTACTACGGCGCCCCCTACGGGTACCGCCAGCTCGCGACATTCAGGAGCCGGTTCGTCGAGCGCAGGGGGGAGCAGCGCGACACCTCTCCCACGAAGTACTGCATCTCCTACAATATAAACGACGTGGGGTTCGGGAGCGCGCTGTCGTATTTCCCGAATAAGATTCTTGAAATTATCGACGTCTACGACGCGATGACCGATCCCGGAAAGAAATACCGCAAGCCCATGACCCCCGACGAGGCCCTCGCCACGATCCGCCACGATTACATCGACGGCGAGTACCTGGGCGTGGACCCGATCCTCTTCAACATCTTCGCGGACTTCCTGAACGCGAGCGGCGTGGTGCTGGATCACGCGTTTATCGCGGGTATTAAAATCTAGTCCCTTCAATTCGCCCCCCTGACCCCCCGAAGGGGTGCGGGGGCATTTCCGTGATGCATCGCCTCAAGGGCCGTCATGGAGGGGGAATGCGGTTTATTTGAAATACGCTTGACCTACCTTTTTTGGATCGATAGAATAAACGTATTACGTTAGATGAGAGGTGTACACAATGCCCACGGTCACGGTTTCGACAAAATACCAGATCGTCATACCCAGGGAGATACGGGAAAGCCTCCATGTGAAGGCGGGCCAGAGATTCACCGCTATCCAGTACGGGGACAGGATAGAGCTCGTCCCGGTGAAGAGCGTGAAATCCATGCGAGGGTACGCCCGGGGCGTCGATACGGAAATCAAAAGGGATAAGGACCGTACATGAACCTGGTCGATTCATCGGGCTGGCTCGAGTATTTCGCCGACGGCAAAAACGCGGATTTTTTCGCGGCCCCCATCGAGGACATGAAAAACTGCATCATTTCATCGATTAACGTTTACGAGGTGTTTAAAAAACTACTGGAAGAGCGGGACGAACAGACCGCCCTGCAGATAATCGCGGTGATGCACCAGTGCCGCATTGAACCGGTCGACGCGCGCCTTGCGCTCCTGGGGGCGCAGATAAGCCGCGACCGAAAGCTCCCCATGGCTGACAGCCTCATCCTCGCTACGGCCCGGCAGCATAATGCGATCCTATGGACACAGGACACGCATTTTAAGGGAATTGAGGGCGTCCGGTATATTGGGAAGTAAAATCGGGCCGCCAGGCACCGGAACCTCATGGATCAGGATAGGTTGCGTCAGTGCTGCATCTTTCCGCTGAATAAGGGACTTTTTACAAATATCTTGACGCCGTGTTCGAATTTGATTTAATTAGTAAACTGTTCTAAAAGTCGTCCGGCGAATTCTTGAGTGTGAGGTTAATGGCCAGCCCTTCGAAAATCAGAAACGCGATACCCCTCGTTCTGATATCAATGTTCGCGATGCTCGTTGTCGCGGAAGCGGCGGGCGTTCGCGTACACCATGCCGACTCCGTCGAGATGGTCCGCGCATTGCCCGGAAATTCCGGCGCGGAGGGGGAAAGCTCCCCCTCCGGAAGGGATGGCTGTCGAAACGACGAAACGATCATCGAGCATGTTATCCATGACGCCGCGTTCAGCGTCCAGGTAAAAGCCCCCGATCAGCCGCGTGCCACCTCGTATGCGGAGGCACCGCTACGGTTTTCCGTAGCTATGTGGACGCAGCATAACCAGCTTTTTACCGTGAATTTCACACTCTCCCATAAGTTCATCGGACGCGATCATCACGATCGCGCACCACCCGTATCCACGTACTAGTTTTTATTGGAAATGCTTGTCGATAATGTGCGGGTAAATCCCGTGCACTATCTGCATTTCCAGTTCCCAGACAGGATTTAGGGAGGACTTGAATGAATCGAGCATTGTCACTGGTGTTGTTGTGTCTTGCAGTCGCGGTCATCTCATCGCCCGTGAGCGGCGGTGAAAACAGATCGGAGTATGATCCGGCCGAACTCGTCGACCTGGCCTTGAAGCGGTCCGAACTGCTGACCGCCTCGGAAAAGGACGTCGAATCGGAGAAATGGATGAAAGAGCAGGCGGGGACATGGCAGAATCCCGCCCTGGGCTTCTCGGCGGGGAATAAATCCTCGTCCGGAAAAAACGGCATCGGTTACGACATGATATCCCCGCCCACTATTAAGAATCAGAATACCCACATTATTTGCAACTGGAATTGACCGGAACGCGCCGGAATTCGCTGGAAAACCGGGGCAGAATCTCATATAATGACACTAGATTCCACGAATATAAGACGTAAGATGCAGGAACACAACGAGAAAATAGACGATTTTTTGAGCGCGCGCCCGGCGAAAAACGGCCTTGAGGACGCAAAATGGCTCTTAAAAAACGGCCATTCTGCGTTGAAAATAGCGCACTTGGCAGCTGTTTTACCATGACCATTGACCTATCACCTGGGCACCGAACGCATCACCGGAAATGAGCGGCCCCCCTCCAAATGAAACCCGCCCCCATCGATGTAAATATGAAATTCCGAGGATCGAATTAAACCGCTCGTTATACCATATCGATTGAATCGAGAATTGGAGGTTGTGAACCTGGTGAAGATAAGCATTCGCTTCCGGAATCATCTCTTTCGGGATCTCTGTGAAGATCGCGCCGGGACCTTCGGCTGTCGTATAAAATGAAAAATTCGTCCCCGACGATTTGAATGATGAGTGTTCAATTTTCTCTCCGGATATTTTGGTGACCTTGATGTTCTTGTCGGTCGAGGAATGCGATGGAAGCATGATGTAAAATGTTCCCGCGATCCCTGCGATCGCACCAATAATGAATACTACCAGGTACTTTTTAATAGTCAGCATGATTTTCAAACCGATGATTGGGATGTGACCGCCTGCTGTCGATCTGCATGTTCAAATTCACCCGCCGTCCATGGACGAGTCCCTTACGATACGCCTCCTGGCGCTCGATCTCAATTTGTGAAAGCTCTAATTTAAGCCCGGCGTCACTGAGGAAGTCATCAATCCTTTTCTTCTCGTTGTGATACAGCGAAACCACGAGGGCTTTGGATCTTGGATCGGTATTTTCCCGGTATTGTTCCTCAAGCTTTTCTGCAATCCCGGTGGAAATTCCAAGCTTGAAGGATTCCCGATAATGACTTTTAGCCTGGCGCGGACACTCTCGTGAATGGATTCTTTTTACCGCACCTTCAAGATAATCCCACATGGTAATTACTGATATGGTATTTACTTTGCGACCGACGACAATGAAGTAAGCTCCCCCATGATCTAAAATCGCCAGGCAAAGATTTACTTCCGCAAGTTTGGTAATAAGCAGTCGTCTCCATTTCTTTGATGCGCCGGAGACAAACATTCTGCCCAATCTTACGGGATCGGAATCATGGTCCTTGATCTGCTCAATTGAAAGGTTATACTGAAGTAGCAGTTCATTCGCCTTATTGAGCG from Spirochaetota bacterium carries:
- a CDS encoding outer membrane lipoprotein-sorting protein, with translation MSPRSTFMKPARIIAVITLILNVIIGGTPAYPLPRVTDVINRIDYLYEQVGDISVKVTITQNKASQGIKVFESLYFRRDKSDEFLIIMTAPDADKGNGYLRVGDNFWMYRQNTRTFQHISRDESIMGTDAKGGDFEKRKLADLYRPETDASGVEIITEEMLGKKPVYKFALTAKVNDVTYPRQVYWVQKEDYLTLKTQSYSLSGTLMQTAYFPKYTVVEGRYIPIQHIYIDEFEKGNKTIVELSGISLALLDPKIFTKAYLENLSR
- a CDS encoding AbrB/MazE/SpoVT family DNA-binding domain-containing protein; its protein translation is MPTVTVSTKYQIVIPREIRESLHVKAGQRFTAIQYGDRIELVPVKSVKSMRGYARGVDTEIKRDKDRT
- a CDS encoding type II toxin-antitoxin system VapC family toxin — its product is MNLVDSSGWLEYFADGKNADFFAAPIEDMKNCIISSINVYEVFKKLLEERDEQTALQIIAVMHQCRIEPVDARLALLGAQISRDRKLPMADSLILATARQHNAILWTQDTHFKGIEGVRYIGK
- a CDS encoding DUF2786 domain-containing protein, whose protein sequence is MQTRDLSGIIEKIRKLLALSKSPNRAEAAAALNKANELLLQYNLSIEQIKDHDSDPVRLGRMFVSGASKKWRRLLITKLAEVNLCLAILDHGGAYFIVVGRKVNTISVITMWDYLEGAVKRIHSRECPRQAKSHYRESFKLGISTGIAEKLEEQYRENTDPRSKALVVSLYHNEKKRIDDFLSDAGLKLELSQIEIERQEAYRKGLVHGRRVNLNMQIDSRRSHPNHRFENHADY